A stretch of the Candidatus Bathyarchaeota archaeon genome encodes the following:
- the rpmC gene encoding 50S ribosomal protein L29 — translation MPIIRLKDIRDISSEERRKKVTELQTELVRLRTMTKAGGSIENTARIRELRKAIARILTIEHEAKLAEAKEAKKQ, via the coding sequence ATGCCCATAATTCGACTCAAAGACATCCGAGACATATCTTCAGAAGAACGGAGAAAAAAAGTTACAGAATTACAAACCGAACTTGTACGACTAAGAACAATGACGAAGGCAGGTGGTTCTATAGAAAACACCGCACGCATAAGAGAACTTCGCAAAGCCATCGCTCGCATCCTCACCATAGAACACGAAGCAAAACTTGCAGAGGCAAAAGAGGCGAAAAAACAATGA
- a CDS encoding ribonuclease P protein component 1 — MKVTPAIIQHEFIGLEAKITKASNPSHIGIAGTIVNETRNTFVILQDNKRKTIAKSQAVFHFTLPDSTIVEINGQILVGRPEERLKKRIRRIW; from the coding sequence ATGAAAGTCACACCAGCGATAATTCAGCATGAGTTTATCGGTCTCGAAGCAAAAATCACAAAAGCCTCCAACCCCAGTCACATAGGTATCGCTGGTACAATTGTTAACGAAACACGAAACACGTTTGTAATACTGCAGGACAACAAAAGGAAAACCATAGCAAAAAGCCAAGCAGTTTTCCATTTCACTCTGCCAGACTCCACAATCGTGGAGATTAATGGACAGATTCTGGTGGGAAGACCTGAAGAGCGCTTGAAAAAGCGAATTAGGAGGATCTGGTAG
- a CDS encoding 50S ribosomal protein L14: MLGQKPKVTRGVQCGTMLKCADNTGARKLRLIQVIGYKGRLRRVPAAGVGDLIMTSVRKGTPDMRKKLFRAVVVRQRMPFRRAEGIWVQFEDNAAVIMTTEGEMKGSEIRGPVAREAAERWPRIASAASIIV, encoded by the coding sequence ATGCTTGGGCAAAAACCGAAAGTCACAAGGGGCGTCCAATGCGGCACCATGTTGAAATGCGCCGATAACACCGGCGCTAGAAAACTCAGACTTATCCAAGTCATCGGATACAAAGGACGGCTAAGGCGTGTTCCAGCAGCTGGTGTAGGCGATTTGATAATGACCTCTGTACGGAAAGGGACGCCAGACATGCGAAAAAAACTTTTCCGAGCAGTCGTTGTGCGACAGAGAATGCCCTTCCGTCGTGCAGAAGGTATCTGGGTTCAGTTTGAGGACAACGCGGCAGTCATAATGACTACTGAAGGAGAAATGAAAGGTTCCGAGATTAGAGGGCCAGTGGCGAGAGAAGCAGCAGAGCGATGGCCTAGAATAGCGAGCGCTGCAAGCATAATAGTGTAG
- a CDS encoding flavodoxin family protein, with the protein MKVIAIQSSPNLDGLTSSLAQAVLNGVRNERGSAELIHLNKLNLKPCIACDNGWGKCRDKGICVHEDDFQNLTDKIAKCDALVFATPVYWHDLSESAKIFLDRLRRCETGLGFKTFAGKKAIGIASAGGSGQGAIRALYNLEDYLRRLGFDIFDLVPVTRFSKDHKLEMLEKAGRRLIRG; encoded by the coding sequence ATGAAAGTTATTGCTATTCAGTCAAGCCCAAACTTGGATGGGTTAACGTCTAGCCTCGCGCAAGCCGTTCTTAACGGAGTCAGAAATGAGCGTGGGTCGGCTGAACTTATTCACCTAAACAAATTGAACCTTAAACCATGCATTGCCTGTGATAACGGATGGGGCAAGTGCAGGGATAAAGGAATCTGCGTTCATGAAGATGACTTCCAGAATTTGACGGATAAAATAGCTAAATGTGATGCATTAGTTTTTGCCACCCCTGTGTACTGGCATGACTTAAGCGAGTCCGCTAAGATTTTTTTGGACCGTCTTCGCCGGTGCGAGACCGGTTTAGGCTTTAAGACTTTTGCTGGCAAAAAAGCGATTGGAATAGCCTCGGCTGGTGGAAGCGGTCAAGGTGCAATTCGCGCCCTATATAATCTTGAAGATTATCTTAGGAGGCTTGGGTTTGACATCTTCGATTTAGTTCCAGTAACTCGGTTCTCAAAGGACCACAAGCTTGAGATGTTAGAAAAAGCAGGTAGACGCCTGATTAGAGGATAA
- a CDS encoding 30S ribosomal protein S17, with amino-acid sequence MPFSLKKPKKSCTDPSCPFHGSLSVRGRSLDGLVISAKMDKTVIIRRNYLHYFPKFKRYERRHSHIPAHNPPCLNAKEGDRVKIAECRPISKTVTFVIVEKLEEK; translated from the coding sequence ATGCCATTCTCTTTAAAGAAACCTAAAAAATCATGCACTGACCCCAGTTGTCCCTTTCATGGGAGCCTATCTGTTAGGGGGCGTTCTCTGGATGGCTTGGTTATTAGTGCAAAAATGGATAAAACTGTTATAATTCGACGTAACTATCTTCATTATTTTCCAAAATTTAAACGATACGAGAGAAGACACAGCCACATACCTGCTCACAACCCACCCTGCCTTAATGCGAAAGAAGGCGACAGAGTGAAAATCGCCGAGTGTCGTCCCATAAGCAAGACTGTTACCTTCGTGATAGTTGAAAAACTGGAGGAAAAATAG
- a CDS encoding ABC transporter ATP-binding protein, with product MPQSVIAVSDITKFYGDFKALDSVSFTVEKGWIYGYLGPNGAGKTTTIRTMLGLLKPDQGEARINGVNPSEDPVQALRSLGYAPELPTLQAFFTGEQLLDFMGKIFGLDGMARKKRVKQLLDLVGLKEWGSKKIGKYSKGMVQRLSIALSLINDPVVLIMDEPTIGMDPEATAHFRDILTTFSKQGKTIFISSHLLDEVQRICTHVGMINKGRMVFTGPMEQVLEAFTQRWVVEAELEKVTKTVVSNLEKLDYVEEVKVEGNKLRIELKEKKDLRGEISSEIFKQKGVLLSLNLRKITLEDAYLRALRRGQ from the coding sequence TTGCCCCAATCAGTCATAGCAGTTTCAGATATTACAAAGTTCTACGGAGATTTCAAAGCGTTAGATTCTGTCTCCTTTACAGTGGAAAAAGGGTGGATATATGGCTATCTAGGTCCAAATGGAGCAGGCAAAACTACAACCATAAGAACTATGCTTGGCCTCCTAAAGCCAGATCAAGGTGAAGCCAGAATAAACGGTGTAAACCCATCCGAAGATCCAGTTCAAGCCCTCCGAAGCCTTGGATATGCTCCGGAACTGCCAACCTTGCAGGCTTTCTTCACTGGAGAGCAACTACTGGACTTCATGGGAAAAATATTTGGGTTAGATGGAATGGCGAGGAAGAAGAGGGTTAAGCAACTTCTTGACTTGGTTGGCTTAAAAGAGTGGGGCAGCAAGAAGATTGGAAAGTATAGTAAAGGAATGGTTCAGAGACTTTCTATAGCATTGTCCCTCATCAATGATCCCGTGGTTCTCATCATGGATGAGCCTACGATTGGTATGGACCCAGAAGCCACAGCTCACTTCAGAGATATCCTTACAACCTTTTCAAAACAAGGTAAAACTATCTTCATATCCTCTCATCTTCTAGACGAGGTTCAACGCATCTGCACTCATGTGGGAATGATAAATAAGGGGAGAATGGTCTTCACAGGCCCAATGGAACAGGTGTTGGAGGCTTTTACCCAGAGATGGGTTGTTGAAGCAGAACTGGAAAAGGTAACGAAAACGGTAGTCTCAAATCTTGAAAAGCTAGATTATGTGGAAGAGGTTAAGGTGGAGGGAAATAAGCTAAGAATAGAACTGAAGGAGAAGAAGGACTTGAGAGGCGAAATTTCCTCAGAAATCTTCAAACAAAAAGGCGTGTTACTAAGTCTTAACCTGCGCAAGATAACGTTAGAAGACGCTTACCTACGCGCTCTGAGACGAGGTCAATAA
- a CDS encoding tRNA (adenine-N1)-methyltransferase: MPRRRTIRNGDNILLYLNKKRSYLVKAEKGKSFHTHKGYIQFDSLIGKKYGTRLLSSLNIEFVALKPALRDFIFKAQRKTQIMYPKDISLIVMFGGIGPGNRVVEAGTGAGALTTALAFYVKPRGRVYSYDIRPEFQEVALKNLKKAQVEKYVELKNKDITLGIDEKDVDAVVLDLATPWLVIPHAQSALKGSGNVVSFSPTIDQIVKTVEALRENAFVDIGTFECIMRGMQVARGKTRPQTFMTGHTGYVTYARKAL, translated from the coding sequence ATGCCCAGGCGTCGAACTATTCGAAATGGCGATAACATTCTCTTATACCTTAACAAGAAACGCTCCTACTTGGTCAAAGCAGAAAAAGGCAAAAGTTTCCACACACATAAAGGCTATATTCAGTTCGACAGTTTAATTGGCAAAAAATATGGTACACGGCTGCTCAGTAGCTTAAACATAGAATTTGTAGCTCTAAAACCTGCTCTTCGCGACTTCATTTTCAAAGCGCAGCGAAAAACTCAGATAATGTACCCAAAAGACATATCCTTGATAGTTATGTTTGGCGGAATAGGCCCTGGAAACCGGGTCGTTGAGGCAGGCACAGGTGCAGGTGCTTTAACTACCGCTCTAGCTTTCTACGTTAAGCCACGGGGACGAGTCTACAGCTACGATATTCGACCAGAATTTCAAGAAGTCGCCCTTAAAAACCTGAAAAAAGCCCAAGTCGAAAAGTATGTCGAGCTCAAAAACAAAGACATAACATTAGGCATCGATGAAAAAGATGTTGATGCAGTTGTTTTGGATTTGGCAACTCCGTGGCTTGTGATACCCCATGCTCAGTCAGCACTGAAAGGCAGTGGAAACGTTGTATCCTTCAGTCCTACAATCGACCAAATCGTAAAGACCGTTGAAGCCCTGAGGGAAAACGCGTTTGTGGACATAGGCACATTTGAATGTATAATGCGTGGAATGCAAGTAGCGCGGGGAAAAACTCGACCGCAGACGTTCATGACTGGGCATACAGGCTATGTAACGTATGCTCGCAAAGCACTCTAA
- a CDS encoding 50S ribosomal protein L22, which produces MPKFGYSITEFDTERTVKASGRELRISPKHAREVCKTIKGMHLDKAKRYLGQVIAKKQPVPFRRFVKKLGHRHGMQKAMVGKYPIKAATKILKVLESAEGNADFKDLDIERLRIIHASAYPGMKVKRAIPRAFGLSSPKNTTLTHIEIVLEEIEEKTEGVA; this is translated from the coding sequence ATGCCAAAATTCGGCTACTCAATCACAGAATTCGATACTGAAAGAACTGTTAAAGCCAGTGGACGGGAGCTTAGAATATCCCCTAAACACGCAAGAGAAGTGTGCAAAACAATCAAAGGCATGCATTTAGATAAAGCAAAACGATATCTGGGGCAAGTTATAGCAAAAAAACAACCTGTCCCCTTCCGCAGATTCGTGAAAAAACTGGGCCATAGACATGGAATGCAAAAAGCCATGGTCGGAAAGTATCCGATTAAGGCAGCAACAAAAATCTTGAAAGTTCTTGAAAGCGCAGAAGGTAATGCTGATTTTAAAGACCTTGACATTGAACGCCTTCGCATAATCCACGCATCAGCCTACCCCGGAATGAAAGTTAAACGCGCCATACCAAGAGCATTTGGGCTCTCAAGCCCAAAAAACACAACGCTTACACACATCGAAATTGTTCTAGAAGAAATAGAAGAGAAAACAGAGGGAGTTGCCTAA
- a CDS encoding ABC transporter permease, translating to MNALRRVTVIIGYEWKRALAKKKFLALVILVFAVQIIIFVVFNHLFTNPPPGLEVWLEQIKPLMWTLEVLAPQGLFSVLIAIMVVGGSMSEEYEQGTADILLSKPITRMEYVAGKYLGGLSLFSFVMALTTVLGVILSVIFFSPQDSLQFIPHVYLAMVYSNLVFLSLAFMFSEALRRTMLALLSTIGVFIASSVISGILTWVHMITGEELYLEASKWLPDWCVSNFPNFVIRELNISVPLFGGTFVSAGETETFLAGALIAVYTIVFVAIAVVRIVRSDVTKKTA from the coding sequence ATGAATGCTCTTAGAAGAGTTACTGTAATCATTGGTTACGAATGGAAGAGAGCCCTAGCCAAAAAAAAGTTCCTTGCGCTAGTTATTTTGGTGTTTGCTGTCCAAATAATCATTTTTGTAGTGTTCAATCATCTTTTTACTAATCCCCCTCCTGGCTTAGAGGTATGGTTGGAACAAATTAAGCCTCTAATGTGGACTTTGGAAGTATTAGCGCCTCAAGGGCTCTTTTCAGTGCTTATTGCTATTATGGTTGTTGGCGGATCGATGTCTGAAGAATACGAACAAGGGACGGCCGATATACTATTATCCAAACCGATTACAAGAATGGAGTATGTAGCTGGAAAGTACCTTGGTGGATTGTCGCTTTTTAGTTTCGTAATGGCTTTGACAACAGTTCTTGGGGTAATCTTATCCGTTATATTTTTCAGCCCTCAAGATAGTCTTCAGTTTATTCCACATGTTTACCTAGCTATGGTTTACTCCAATCTGGTTTTCTTGTCGTTAGCCTTTATGTTTAGCGAAGCTCTTAGGAGAACAATGCTTGCTCTGCTTTCCACTATTGGTGTTTTCATAGCTTCGAGTGTTATAAGTGGTATTCTAACATGGGTACACATGATTACGGGAGAAGAGCTTTACCTAGAGGCTAGTAAGTGGCTTCCAGATTGGTGCGTATCAAACTTTCCTAACTTTGTAATTAGAGAGCTTAACATAAGTGTCCCCTTGTTTGGGGGCACCTTTGTCTCCGCAGGAGAGACCGAGACTTTCTTAGCAGGAGCCCTTATCGCAGTCTACACTATTGTTTTCGTCGCAATAGCTGTCGTCAGAATCGTTAGATCAGATGTTACAAAGAAAACGGCTTGA
- a CDS encoding 30S ribosomal protein S3 — protein sequence MSVVKHFIEEAIKKTEIDEFLQNKLERAGYGGVDIAKTPLGTHIVVHAMRPGVVIGRGGETIKDLASALEKFNLPNPQISVTEIEIPELNAYVIASRIASALRRGVHYRRSGYWALKQIMDAGALGVEITISGKLRGQRSKYEKFRAGYLPKSGEPPLAYTRKAELHVQLKPGILGVKVRIMPPDAKFPDKITIIPQEAKEETAKALEEETPVETETPMTEKEEEEATE from the coding sequence ATGTCTGTAGTTAAACATTTCATCGAAGAAGCCATAAAAAAGACAGAAATCGACGAATTTTTGCAGAACAAACTTGAAAGGGCAGGTTATGGCGGCGTAGACATCGCAAAGACACCGCTAGGAACACACATAGTGGTCCATGCTATGCGCCCCGGCGTCGTCATCGGTCGAGGCGGAGAAACCATAAAGGACCTCGCAAGCGCTTTAGAGAAGTTCAACCTTCCTAATCCCCAAATTTCTGTAACGGAAATTGAAATCCCCGAACTCAATGCATATGTTATCGCTTCACGTATTGCTTCGGCGTTAAGAAGAGGTGTTCACTATAGAAGATCAGGATATTGGGCGCTTAAGCAAATTATGGATGCTGGGGCATTAGGAGTTGAAATTACTATTAGCGGGAAATTGCGGGGTCAAAGGTCAAAATACGAAAAATTTCGCGCTGGATACTTGCCTAAGAGTGGAGAACCACCATTAGCATACACGAGAAAAGCAGAGTTGCATGTCCAGTTAAAACCAGGCATTCTTGGAGTAAAAGTACGCATAATGCCTCCCGACGCCAAGTTCCCCGACAAAATAACCATAATTCCTCAAGAAGCAAAAGAGGAGACAGCGAAAGCACTTGAAGAAGAAACACCTGTAGAAACCGAAACACCAATGACGGAAAAAGAGGAAGAGGAGGCAACCGAATAA
- a CDS encoding 50S ribosomal protein L24, with translation MQITKPGTQRKKLFQAPAHLRYKHFSAALSPDLKKKHGANAIPVKVGDTVRLMRGDRKGFEGKIIRVDRRKYKIFVEGVTREKVDGTSIPIPIHPSKAMIISLDMSDKWRRKALNRKGVLLEKEGHPPAEAVEEKEEIEEKPKPKEVAKKPRRKEKKKREPAKPASKTVKKARKTVKPRRKRTKKAKVEGRSE, from the coding sequence ATGCAAATTACAAAACCAGGAACACAACGCAAAAAATTGTTTCAAGCTCCTGCTCATCTGCGCTATAAACATTTTTCCGCGGCTTTATCGCCTGATTTGAAGAAGAAGCATGGAGCAAACGCCATTCCTGTGAAAGTAGGCGATACGGTTCGATTAATGAGAGGCGATCGTAAAGGGTTTGAAGGTAAAATCATTAGGGTTGACCGTAGAAAGTACAAAATTTTCGTTGAAGGCGTCACGCGTGAAAAAGTAGATGGAACGTCAATACCGATTCCAATTCATCCATCAAAAGCAATGATTATCAGTCTTGATATGAGTGACAAATGGCGCAGAAAGGCGTTGAATCGGAAAGGTGTGCTTCTAGAAAAAGAAGGACATCCTCCGGCTGAAGCTGTTGAGGAGAAGGAAGAGATCGAAGAAAAACCAAAGCCGAAAGAAGTGGCGAAGAAGCCTAGGAGGAAGGAGAAGAAGAAAAGAGAACCAGCAAAGCCTGCGTCAAAGACAGTGAAGAAAGCTAGAAAAACCGTGAAACCAAGACGGAAAAGAACAAAAAAAGCTAAAGTTGAAGGGAGAAGTGAATAG